The following proteins come from a genomic window of Achromobacter deleyi:
- a CDS encoding ornithine cyclodeaminase, whose protein sequence is MTTLLTTTDVAKIVAAQGPRKVFEDLLDYLLADFLRWQEFDKSARVASHSATGVIELMPTADNDLYSFKYVNGHPGNPTAGLSTVMAFGALAQVNTGEPLLISELTLTTALRTAATSALAARALARPGSRSMALIGNGAQSEFQALAFHHILGIDTLHLYDVDPAATDKLERNLAGVPGLRLRRFDSTAAAARGVDIVTTVTADKAYATILTADMIEPGMHINAVGGDCPGKTELHADVLRAGPVFVEYEPQTRIEGDLQQMPADFAVTELWRVLTGQSAGRQGDRDITVFDSVGFALEDFSALRWLRDSAVKHGIGTRVEVAPRLADPKNLFELVRGRQAAAQAAARANQALLKD, encoded by the coding sequence ATGACGACACTGCTCACCACCACCGACGTCGCGAAGATCGTGGCCGCACAGGGCCCGCGCAAGGTATTCGAGGATCTGCTGGATTATCTGCTGGCCGATTTCCTGCGCTGGCAGGAGTTCGACAAGAGCGCGCGCGTCGCCAGCCATTCGGCGACCGGCGTGATCGAACTGATGCCCACGGCCGACAATGACCTCTACAGCTTCAAGTACGTCAACGGCCATCCCGGCAACCCGACGGCCGGCCTGAGCACCGTGATGGCCTTTGGCGCGCTGGCACAGGTCAACACCGGCGAACCGCTGTTGATCAGCGAACTGACGCTGACCACCGCGCTGCGCACCGCCGCCACGTCGGCGCTGGCCGCCCGCGCCCTGGCCCGTCCGGGCTCGCGCAGCATGGCCTTGATCGGCAATGGCGCGCAAAGCGAATTCCAGGCGCTGGCGTTCCATCACATCCTGGGCATCGACACGCTGCACCTGTACGACGTCGATCCGGCCGCCACCGACAAGCTCGAACGCAACCTGGCCGGCGTGCCCGGCCTGCGCCTGCGACGCTTCGACAGCACCGCCGCGGCCGCCAGGGGCGTGGACATCGTGACCACGGTGACGGCCGACAAGGCCTACGCCACCATCCTGACCGCCGACATGATCGAGCCGGGCATGCACATCAACGCCGTGGGCGGCGACTGCCCGGGCAAGACCGAGCTGCACGCCGACGTGCTGCGCGCGGGTCCGGTGTTCGTCGAATACGAGCCGCAAACGCGCATCGAGGGCGACCTGCAGCAGATGCCCGCCGACTTCGCGGTGACCGAGCTGTGGCGCGTGCTGACGGGCCAGAGCGCCGGCCGCCAGGGCGATCGCGACATCACCGTGTTCGACTCCGTCGGCTTCGCGCTCGAGGACTTCTCGGCGCTGCGCTGGCTGCGCGACAGCGCGGTCAAGCACGGCATCGGCACGCGGGTGGAAGTGGCGCCGCGCCTGGCCGATCCGAAGAACCTGTTCGAACTCGTGCGTGGCCGCCAGGCCGCCGCGCAGGCCGCGGCCCGCGCCAACCAGGCGCTGCTCAAGGACTGA
- a CDS encoding LysR family transcriptional regulator: MTIPALPAATGTDRLLLLETFIRIVEAGSLSAAASQLGATQPTVSRRLQLLERTLGVRLLQRSTHAIRLTDDGQRCYERARELMTTWHSLESEVRGAGEELAGSLRVVAPHAFGQNQFMEALAHYLRQYPRMRVEWLLHDRVPDFIAENIDCAIKVGPVQDPSVVAVKLGQVSRSVMAAPSLLGDGPLPLHPSELAALPWLALRTFYRDEVSLTHVRTGEVVCIDIVPRLSTDGLYALRKAALLGLGVGIASAWALRDDLASGRLVQLAPDWFAPPLPVYLIYAPSRLQPARLRRFIEVMREHLPAELRASDAV, encoded by the coding sequence ATGACCATCCCCGCCCTGCCCGCTGCGACCGGCACCGACCGCCTGCTGTTGCTCGAAACCTTCATACGTATCGTGGAGGCCGGCAGCCTGTCGGCGGCTGCCTCGCAGCTGGGGGCGACGCAGCCCACGGTCAGCCGCCGGCTGCAACTGCTGGAGCGCACGCTGGGGGTGCGGCTGCTGCAGCGCTCGACCCATGCGATCCGGCTGACCGACGACGGCCAGCGTTGCTACGAGCGGGCCAGGGAACTGATGACCACCTGGCACTCGCTCGAGAGCGAGGTGCGCGGCGCCGGCGAGGAACTGGCCGGATCGCTGCGGGTGGTGGCGCCGCACGCGTTCGGCCAGAACCAGTTCATGGAGGCGCTGGCGCACTACCTGCGCCAGTATCCAAGGATGCGGGTGGAATGGCTGCTGCACGACCGCGTGCCGGATTTCATCGCCGAGAACATCGATTGCGCGATCAAGGTCGGGCCGGTGCAGGATCCGTCGGTGGTGGCGGTCAAGCTGGGCCAGGTGTCGCGCAGCGTCATGGCGGCGCCATCGCTGCTGGGCGACGGCCCCCTGCCCCTGCATCCGTCCGAACTGGCGGCGCTGCCGTGGCTGGCGCTGCGCACGTTCTACCGCGATGAAGTCAGCCTGACGCACGTGCGCACCGGCGAGGTGGTGTGCATCGACATCGTGCCGCGCCTGTCCACCGACGGCTTGTACGCGCTGCGCAAGGCGGCGTTGCTGGGCCTGGGCGTGGGCATCGCGTCGGCCTGGGCGCTGCGCGATGATCTGGCCAGCGGCCGGCTGGTGCAGCTGGCGCCGGACTGGTTCGCCCCGCCCTTGCCCGTCTACCTGATCTACGCGCCGTCGCGCTTGCAGCCGGCCCGGCTGCGGCGTTTCATCGAGGTCATGCGCGAGCATCTGCCGGCGGAGTTGCGCGCGAGTGACGCGGTTTAG
- a CDS encoding MFS transporter, protein MSSDTRAHPAPPTQDPSAGLVLLLAMGAGLAVASLYYNQPMLGILGADLHASASQLGWIPTLTQLGYAFGILLLAPLGDRYDRKRIVLIKACALAAALLLAAVAPAIGVLLTASFAIGLSATLAQDIVPAAATLAPPAHRGRIVGTVMTGLLLGILLSRVISGFVAEQLGWRTMFLAAAVSIVALGAALWRGLPAFVPTSRLPYAELLRSLPRLWRQHGELRRAATAQGLLSLGFSAFWSTLAVMLHEAPFHLGAAAAGAFGLAGAAGALAAPLAGRYADRRGPNAVSRLGAALTAVSFATMALLPLLSAQSGLWLIAASAIGFDLGIQVALIAHQSIVYGIDPAARSRLNAVLMVSVFIGMAAGGALGSLALAHWGWIGVTAVATAAAIGALALRVWPARRGVARGANCAA, encoded by the coding sequence ATGTCCTCCGATACCCGGGCGCATCCCGCGCCCCCCACCCAAGATCCGTCCGCCGGACTGGTCCTGCTGCTCGCCATGGGCGCCGGCCTGGCCGTTGCGTCCCTGTATTACAACCAACCGATGCTGGGCATCCTGGGCGCGGACCTGCACGCCAGCGCCAGCCAGCTCGGCTGGATCCCGACGCTGACCCAGCTGGGCTACGCGTTCGGCATCCTGTTGCTGGCGCCGCTGGGCGACCGCTACGACCGCAAGCGCATCGTCCTCATCAAGGCCTGCGCCCTCGCCGCGGCCCTGCTGCTGGCCGCCGTCGCCCCCGCCATCGGCGTGCTGCTGACCGCCAGTTTCGCTATCGGCCTGTCCGCCACCCTGGCGCAGGACATCGTGCCCGCCGCTGCCACGCTGGCGCCGCCCGCCCATCGCGGCCGCATCGTCGGCACCGTGATGACCGGCCTGCTGCTGGGCATCCTGCTGTCGCGTGTCATCAGCGGCTTCGTCGCCGAACAGCTCGGCTGGCGCACCATGTTCCTGGCCGCCGCGGTATCGATCGTGGCGCTGGGTGCGGCCCTGTGGCGCGGCCTGCCCGCGTTCGTCCCGACCTCGCGGCTGCCCTACGCCGAACTGCTGCGCTCGCTGCCCCGCCTATGGCGCCAGCACGGCGAACTGCGCCGCGCCGCGACCGCGCAGGGGCTGCTGTCGCTGGGCTTCAGCGCGTTCTGGTCGACCCTGGCGGTCATGCTGCACGAGGCGCCGTTCCACCTCGGCGCGGCAGCGGCCGGCGCCTTCGGCCTGGCCGGCGCCGCCGGCGCCCTGGCGGCGCCGCTGGCCGGCCGCTATGCCGACCGGCGCGGCCCCAACGCCGTCAGCCGCCTTGGCGCCGCGCTGACCGCGGTGTCGTTCGCCACCATGGCGCTGCTGCCGCTGCTGTCGGCCCAATCCGGCCTGTGGCTGATCGCCGCCAGCGCCATCGGCTTCGACCTGGGCATCCAGGTGGCGCTGATCGCGCACCAGAGCATCGTCTACGGCATCGACCCCGCCGCGCGCAGCCGGCTCAACGCGGTACTGATGGTCAGCGTCTTCATCGGCATGGCCGCGGGCGGCGCGCTCGGCAGCCTGGCGCTGGCGCACTGGGGCTGGATCGGCGTGACCGCGGTGGCCACGGCCGCGGCGATCGGCGCCCTGGCCTTGCGCGTCTGGCCCGCCCGGCGCGGCGTGGCGCGCGGCGCGAACTGCGCGGCCTGA
- a CDS encoding DUF799 domain-containing protein yields MTTTLRIAVLALVALLAGCAAPQRNVDYAAFRESKPASILVLPPLNTSVDVTATAAVLSQATLPLAESGYYVIPVAVMDETFKQNGLTSADEIHELPATRLREIFGADAALYMTVKQYGSSYAVLSSSITVSIEAALVDLRTGAKLWDGSKQVVQASNGGGGLIGMLVQAVVDQVVNTLSDRSFGVAGMTNNMLLSAGTPGGILYGPRSPRYAAQ; encoded by the coding sequence ATGACCACGACCCTCCGTATCGCCGTGCTGGCGCTGGTGGCCCTCCTGGCCGGCTGCGCCGCGCCGCAACGCAATGTGGACTACGCCGCCTTCCGCGAAAGCAAGCCGGCGTCGATCCTGGTGCTGCCGCCGCTGAATACCTCGGTGGACGTGACCGCGACCGCCGCGGTGCTGTCGCAGGCGACCTTGCCGCTGGCGGAATCGGGCTACTACGTGATCCCGGTGGCGGTGATGGACGAGACGTTCAAGCAGAACGGCCTGACCAGCGCGGACGAAATCCATGAGCTGCCCGCGACCCGCCTGCGCGAGATCTTCGGCGCCGATGCCGCGCTGTACATGACCGTCAAGCAGTACGGCTCGAGCTACGCCGTCCTGTCCAGTTCGATCACGGTTTCCATCGAGGCCGCGCTGGTCGATCTGCGCACCGGCGCCAAGCTGTGGGATGGCAGCAAGCAGGTGGTGCAGGCCAGCAATGGCGGCGGCGGCCTGATCGGCATGCTGGTGCAGGCGGTGGTGGACCAGGTGGTCAACACGCTGTCCGACCGCAGCTTCGGCGTGGCGGGCATGACCAACAACATGCTGCTCAGCGCCGGTACGCCGGGCGGCATCCTGTACGGTCCACGTTCGCCGCGCTACGCCGCGCAGTAA
- a CDS encoding DUF4810 domain-containing protein, with the protein MLNHLAKGRPTALGRAGRILAVAALAGALSACAQPKSMYSWQSYQPSVYAYLKDDGADHAAQTLAMEKNIETARATNAELPPGFRAHLGMLYLKMGEGAKGVEQLEGEKAAFPESKPFMDFLLRNASKTAESAPQAAQPEAAKPAAPAGQATPAQSSKKGA; encoded by the coding sequence ATGTTGAACCATCTGGCGAAGGGTCGCCCGACCGCGCTTGGGCGCGCCGGCCGCATCCTGGCGGTGGCCGCCCTGGCGGGCGCGCTGAGCGCGTGCGCGCAACCCAAGAGCATGTACAGCTGGCAGTCGTACCAGCCCTCGGTCTACGCCTACCTCAAGGACGACGGCGCCGATCACGCGGCGCAGACGCTGGCGATGGAAAAGAACATCGAGACCGCGCGGGCGACCAACGCGGAACTGCCGCCAGGCTTTCGCGCGCATCTGGGCATGCTGTACCTGAAGATGGGCGAAGGCGCCAAGGGCGTGGAACAGCTGGAGGGCGAGAAGGCGGCCTTCCCGGAGTCCAAGCCGTTCATGGACTTCCTGCTGCGCAACGCCAGCAAGACGGCGGAAAGCGCGCCGCAGGCCGCCCAGCCCGAGGCGGCGAAACCCGCGGCGCCGGCCGGCCAGGCCACGCCTGCGCAATCCTCCAAGAAGGGAGCCTGA
- a CDS encoding CsgG/HfaB family protein translates to MLKKAVQLGAVTMLSLVVAGCATERSQSVAVPAVAAASKPYQGVRSPISVGKFDNRTNYLRGVFSDGVDRLGGQAKTILVSHLQRSGRFQVMDRENLSEIAQEAAFNKKASQIKGARYVVTGDVTAFGRKVTGDQQLFGILGRGKEQVAYAKVDLNVVDVTTSEVVYSASGAGEYSLSNREVIGFGGTAGYDSTLNGKVLDLAIREAVDRLVEGIEQGAWQPAQQ, encoded by the coding sequence ATGTTGAAGAAGGCAGTACAGCTTGGCGCGGTAACGATGTTGTCGCTGGTGGTCGCGGGTTGCGCCACGGAGCGCTCCCAATCGGTGGCGGTGCCGGCGGTGGCGGCGGCCAGCAAGCCCTATCAAGGCGTGCGCAGCCCGATTTCGGTGGGCAAGTTCGACAACCGCACCAACTATCTGCGTGGCGTGTTCTCCGACGGCGTGGACCGTCTGGGCGGCCAGGCCAAGACCATTCTCGTCAGCCACCTGCAGCGCAGCGGCCGGTTCCAGGTGATGGACCGCGAGAATCTCTCCGAGATCGCCCAGGAAGCCGCGTTCAACAAGAAGGCCAGCCAGATCAAGGGCGCGCGCTACGTGGTGACGGGCGACGTGACCGCCTTCGGCCGCAAGGTGACGGGCGACCAGCAGCTGTTCGGCATTCTCGGCCGCGGCAAGGAACAGGTGGCCTACGCCAAGGTCGACCTCAACGTGGTCGACGTGACGACGTCCGAAGTGGTGTATTCCGCGTCCGGCGCCGGCGAATACAGCCTGTCCAACCGTGAAGTCATCGGCTTCGGCGGCACCGCCGGCTACGACTCGACGCTGAACGGCAAGGTGCTGGACCTGGCGATCCGCGAAGCCGTCGACCGCTTGGTCGAGGGTATCGAACAGGGCGCCTGGCAGCCCGCCCAACAGTGA
- a CDS encoding DUF4261 domain-containing protein has translation MSIFSRFFGRSDSPGESAALTANPDIEHPLSLQVVFAAPLAVQADALAAALRAYHPDMRQARAEIEPDMPQLLGMVGWGKHVVRLVGFDAPLPHDALEVCVAPAHYPAPVKEQVRAHVSHVLLYYAGFDEDPLEQYVAMAAVAGALGRFNAVAVLNEHAHTSLPAGVFTDDSLGDESLEVLRTLPLTMLYCGFVKYEVDGVQGVWMRTYGGDRFDLPDFAVLADGHHQGEEYSNMFNNIMAYMLDSGAELAAGHTMQIGEHSYMKLREPQEAEYYLQGPGPVLVAEIIDASQINAPEADPQH, from the coding sequence ATGAGTATCTTCTCCCGCTTTTTCGGCCGCTCCGATTCGCCTGGCGAGAGCGCGGCCCTGACGGCCAATCCCGACATTGAGCATCCGTTGAGCCTGCAGGTGGTGTTCGCGGCGCCACTGGCGGTGCAGGCCGATGCCCTGGCGGCCGCCCTGCGCGCCTACCACCCCGACATGCGCCAGGCGCGCGCCGAGATCGAGCCGGACATGCCGCAGCTGCTGGGCATGGTCGGCTGGGGCAAGCACGTGGTGCGCCTGGTGGGATTCGACGCGCCGTTGCCGCACGATGCCCTGGAAGTCTGCGTGGCGCCGGCGCACTACCCGGCGCCGGTCAAGGAGCAGGTGCGCGCCCACGTCAGCCACGTGCTGCTGTACTACGCCGGCTTCGACGAGGATCCGCTGGAGCAGTACGTGGCGATGGCCGCGGTGGCCGGCGCGCTGGGCCGTTTCAACGCGGTCGCGGTGCTGAACGAGCATGCGCATACCTCGCTGCCGGCGGGCGTGTTCACCGACGATTCGCTGGGCGACGAAAGCCTGGAGGTGCTGCGCACGCTGCCGCTGACCATGCTGTACTGCGGCTTCGTGAAATACGAGGTCGACGGCGTGCAGGGCGTGTGGATGCGCACCTATGGCGGCGACCGTTTCGACCTGCCAGATTTCGCCGTGCTGGCCGACGGCCACCACCAGGGCGAGGAATATTCGAACATGTTCAACAACATCATGGCCTACATGCTCGACAGCGGCGCTGAACTGGCCGCCGGGCATACCATGCAGATCGGTGAACACAGCTACATGAAGCTGCGCGAGCCGCAGGAAGCCGAGTACTACCTGCAGGGGCCGGGCCCGGTGCTGGTGGCGGAGATCATCGACGCCTCGCAGATCAACGCGCCCGAAGCCGACCCCCAACACTGA